From Epinephelus lanceolatus isolate andai-2023 chromosome 2, ASM4190304v1, whole genome shotgun sequence, one genomic window encodes:
- the cd44a gene encoding uncharacterized protein cd44a isoform X1 — protein MGASQVSGMKMRNLLFGLIFGLLAVVHSTPVDTVTQIPAKAEDDILREAVTDGFLVEHPFTPSRTTESPKRNTTVQASQQPSTDSKQDDMIEGSGTDFESMTSIFHKFASTTPHVSHAQSSTSTVLPGNTDSSSSHSSTTQSLQSTTTSSPNEGPNEAQPNVTPDHISHSQTTDPAVSSFGFPSTHSSESGSGVGGMLGHHSSTTTSMTSSSSTETSAASSSSTAASVTPKTPVMFAGNEGSGSGEGLGSGMYSTDKEPVSPATEERNISTVPEAPAIIRVIQPQQQPSPTEPRNKGHTTPGWIIILGFIVGLAALIMLCVAIATRDKWNGPSKASQLVSKTNSSNQQRGLEMETFLHKDQPRENGKASEYTVIPLDELPEKCSSH, from the exons ATGGGTGCGTCACAAGTTTCTGGTATGAAGATGAGGAATCTTCTTTTCGGGCTTATTTTTGGACTCCTTGCTGTTGTCCACTCAACACCTGTTGATA CTGTGACCCAGATCCCCGCCAAAGCTGAGGATGACATCCTGAGAGAGGCTGTGACGGACGGCTTCCTCGTCGAACACCCTTTTACCCCCTCACGCACAACGGAATCACCCAAAAGAAACACAACCGTTCAAGCATCCCAGCAGCCGTCCACTGACTCCAAACAGGATGACATGATTGAGGGCAGTGGGACTGACTTTGAGTCCATGACCTCTATTTTCCACAAGTTTGCAAGTACAACTCCGCATGTGTCACACGCTCAGAGCTCCACCTCCACAGTGTTGCCAGGGAACACTGACAGCTCCAGTTCACATTCATCCACCACCCAAAGCCTTCAGTCCACCACTACGTCTAGTCCAAATGAAGGGCCAAATGAAGCCCAGCCAAACGTCACCCCCGATCACATCTCGCATTCTCAAACTACTGACCCCGCTGTCTCCAGCTTTGGGTTCCCGAGCACCCACAGCTCTGAATCAGGGTCTGGTGTTGGAGGGATGCTTGGCCATCATTCCAGTACAACCACAAGTATGACCTCTAGCTCCAGCACAGAAACTAGCGCTGCATCATCAAGCTCCACTGCTGCTTCTGTCACACCTAAGACTCCAGTAATGTTTGCAGGAAATGAAGGATCAGGATCAGGCGAAGGATTGGGATCAGGAATGTACAGCACAGATAAAGAACCAGTGTCACCCGCCACTGAAGAGCGAAATATATCAACAGTGCCTGAAGCTCCAGCCATCATTCGAG TTATACAACCACAACAACAGCCCAGCCCGACGGAACCCAGGAACAAAGGACACACTACACCAG GTTGGATCATTATCCTTGGTTTTATTGTTGGTCTTGCAGCACTAATAATGCTCTGCGTTGCCATCGCCACCAGAGACAA GTGGAATGGACCAAGCAAGGCATCCCAGCTTGTGAGCAAAACTAACTCCTCAAACCAGCAGAGGGGGCTAGAGATGGAGACATTCCTGCACAAAGACCAGCCCAGGGAGAACGGAAAGGCGTCAGAGTACACAGTCATCCCCCTGGATGAGCTTCCAGAGAAATGTTCATCACACTGA
- the cd44a gene encoding uncharacterized protein cd44a isoform X2 codes for MGASQVSGMKMRNLLFGLIFGLLAVVHSTPVDTVTQIPAKAEDDILREAVTDGFLVEHPFTPSRTTESPKRNTTVQASQQPSTDSKQDDMIEGSGTDFESMTSIFHKFASTTPHVSHAQSSTSTVLPGNTDSSSSHSSTTQSLQSTTTSSPNEGPNEAQPNVTPDHISHSQTTDPAVSSFGFPSTHSSESGSGVGGMLGHHSSTTTRNEGSGSGEGLGSGMYSTDKEPVSPATEERNISTVPEAPAIIRVIQPQQQPSPTEPRNKGHTTPGWIIILGFIVGLAALIMLCVAIATRDKWNGPSKASQLVSKTNSSNQQRGLEMETFLHKDQPRENGKASEYTVIPLDELPEKCSSH; via the exons ATGGGTGCGTCACAAGTTTCTGGTATGAAGATGAGGAATCTTCTTTTCGGGCTTATTTTTGGACTCCTTGCTGTTGTCCACTCAACACCTGTTGATA CTGTGACCCAGATCCCCGCCAAAGCTGAGGATGACATCCTGAGAGAGGCTGTGACGGACGGCTTCCTCGTCGAACACCCTTTTACCCCCTCACGCACAACGGAATCACCCAAAAGAAACACAACCGTTCAAGCATCCCAGCAGCCGTCCACTGACTCCAAACAGGATGACATGATTGAGGGCAGTGGGACTGACTTTGAGTCCATGACCTCTATTTTCCACAAGTTTGCAAGTACAACTCCGCATGTGTCACACGCTCAGAGCTCCACCTCCACAGTGTTGCCAGGGAACACTGACAGCTCCAGTTCACATTCATCCACCACCCAAAGCCTTCAGTCCACCACTACGTCTAGTCCAAATGAAGGGCCAAATGAAGCCCAGCCAAACGTCACCCCCGATCACATCTCGCATTCTCAAACTACTGACCCCGCTGTCTCCAGCTTTGGGTTCCCGAGCACCCACAGCTCTGAATCAGGGTCTGGTGTTGGAGGGATGCTTGGCCATCATTCCAGTACAACCACAA GAAATGAAGGATCAGGATCAGGCGAAGGATTGGGATCAGGAATGTACAGCACAGATAAAGAACCAGTGTCACCCGCCACTGAAGAGCGAAATATATCAACAGTGCCTGAAGCTCCAGCCATCATTCGAG TTATACAACCACAACAACAGCCCAGCCCGACGGAACCCAGGAACAAAGGACACACTACACCAG GTTGGATCATTATCCTTGGTTTTATTGTTGGTCTTGCAGCACTAATAATGCTCTGCGTTGCCATCGCCACCAGAGACAA GTGGAATGGACCAAGCAAGGCATCCCAGCTTGTGAGCAAAACTAACTCCTCAAACCAGCAGAGGGGGCTAGAGATGGAGACATTCCTGCACAAAGACCAGCCCAGGGAGAACGGAAAGGCGTCAGAGTACACAGTCATCCCCCTGGATGAGCTTCCAGAGAAATGTTCATCACACTGA
- the LOC117256915 gene encoding excitatory amino acid transporter 2, with amino-acid sequence MQKQVEVRMGEPHLEPIVDPPESTCSSLCDKIMKNMVLTLTILGVFLGSIAGMLLRHISPLPPDVIMIIAFPGEILMRMLKMLILPLVVSSLVTGLAGLDAKSSGRLGTRAMVYYMSTTVIAAVLGVILVLLIHPGNPKLRANLGQGKKNDDVSSVDAFFDLIRNLFPENLVQACFQQIQTVTTKVPVPTNRTKAHPHFTVKRSLQFKSGMNVLGLIGFFVAFGVIMGKMGEKAKLMLEFFNVLNEIVMRLVGAIMWYSPIGIACLICGKIISIADLEVVARQLGMYMVTVIVGLIIHGGIFLPLIYFVIVRQNPFTFFMGVFQAWVTALGTASSAGTLPVTFRCLEENLGIDKRVTRFVLPVGATINMDGTALYEAVAAIFIAQMNGIVLDWGQIVTVSMTATLASVGAASIPSAGLVTMLLILTAVGLPTQDISLLVAVDWLLDRFRTSVNVVGDSYGAGIVYHLSKDELDSYDQQARMEDFDMAKTQSFYENNTNQNVYAHHNSILIDDCKVTMGKNGKTAEFSLVEEGPWKCE; translated from the exons ATGCAGAAGCAAGTGGAAGTCAGAATGGGTGAGCCCCACCTGGAGCCCATCGTGGACCCTCCTGAGAGCACATGTAGCTCTCTGTGTGATAAAATCATGAAGAACATGGTTCTCACTCTCACAATCCTCG GTGTGTTTCTGGGTTCCATTGCTGGAATGCTGCTGCGGCACATATCGCCTCTCCCTCCTGATGTCATTATGATCATCGCCTTCCCCGGAGAGATCCTAATGAGGATGCTGAAGATGCTTATTCTGCCTCTTGTTGTTTCCAGTCTGGTCACAG GACTAGCCGGCTTGGATGCCAAATCCAGTGGACGCTTAGGCACCAGGGCCATGGTGTACTACATGTCGACGACGGTGATCGCAGCTGTCCTGGGTGTGATCCTGGTGCTGCTCATCCATCCCGGTAACCCCAAGCTGAGAGCTAATCTCGGACAGGGAAAGAAGAACGACGACGTGTCCAGCGTGGACGCATTCTTCGATCTCATCCGAAACCTTTTCCCAGAGAACTTGGTGCAGGCCTGCTTTCAGCAG ATCCAAACAGTAACCACTAAAGTACCAGTGCCCACTAACAGAACCAAAGCACATCCACATTTCACAGTTAAAAGGTCGCTGCAGTTCAAGAGTGGGATGAATGTCCTGG GTTTGATTGGATTCTTCGTCGCTTTTGGAGTCATTATGGGGAAAATGGGAGAAAAGGCCAAGCTGATGCTGGAGTTTTTCAACGTCCTGAATGAGATTGTTATGAGGCTTGTTGGTGCAATTATGTG GTACTCCCCTATTGGTATTGCATGCCTCATTTGTGGAAAGATCATCTCCATCGCTGACTTGGAGGTGGTTGCGCGGCAGCTGGGGATGTACATGGTCACTGTGATAGTGGGTCTCATCATCCACGGAGGCATCTTTCTTCCGCTGATATATTTTGTGATAGTCAGACAAAATCCCTTCACATTCTTCATGGGAGTTTTCCAAGCTTGGGTCACGGCGCTTGGAACAGCATCCAG TGCCGGGACTTTGCCTGTCACGTTCCGATGCTTAGAGGAAAACCTGGGCATTGACAAGAGAGTAACACGCTTTGTCCTCCCAGTGGGCGCCACCATCAACATGGACGGCACAGCGCTTTATGAGGCTGTGGCTGCCATCTTCATCGCTCAGATGAATGGAATTGTCCTGGACTGGGGCCAGATTGTTACTGTCAG TATGACAGCCACCCTGGCCAGCGTTGGAGCAGCCAGTATCCCCAGTGCTGGACTTGTGACCATGCTTCTGATCCTCACAGCGGTGGGTCTGCCCACTCAGGACATCAGCCTCCTGGTCGCTGTCGACTGGCTGCT GGATCGTTTCCGTACCTCAGTGAATGTGGTCGGGGACTCCTATGGAGCGGGTATCGTCTACCACCTCTCCAAAGACGAGCTGGACTCCTACGACCAACAGGCCCGGATGGAGGACTTTGACATGGCAAAGACACAATCCTTCTATGAAAATAACACCAACCAGAATGTATACGCTCACCACAACTCAATCTTGATAGACGACTGCAAG GTCACCATGGGCAAAAATGGCAAGACTGCAGAGTTCTCTCTTGTTGAGGAGGGACCATGGAAATGCGAGTAA